Part of the Pieris napi chromosome 6, ilPieNapi1.2, whole genome shotgun sequence genome, ataagcaataaaatatcggataagttatcgaataacaataaattaattaattaatttaacgaatgcaaaaaccatatggtgccatctgttgacaaaactacgcatcattttacgtcgaattcgtgtcagttcaagaaattccgatcttgaggtgaatgaagagatgcataaccatgctttgatcctgatcaaaagatgttggatatcagaaagtgcttaacctgcagtatcgccatattgacgctagagagaagatgcctaatgtgtaaaactgccattcttctttcgcaatggcaagcaataaaacatttctgtatttgcaaaagagttgtattaatgtaatacttaacattaatgaaatcctaaaataagttaaattaaagtaacaacgatattataaggttgtagggcggaacgaagttagccaggtcagctagttattaataaataataaattatcacGTTTTATTCTTGTTTACTTCAGAACAAATTAAACTGAAAAGTGAAATAATGAAGCAAGTCCAAACAATTTTCAAttacaaatcaaattattcCAAGTAAGTAAGTATGGCAAGCGGCCGGATGGGATGTCTTGGATCCCTTGGAAGTTGGAATGTGGGACGGgctttggtatgggatgctacttgtgaGGAGACGTTTGCCCCGTCTCACCTGCCTCGGACaagcaaaaaacaaaaaatgctAGGGCGACCGCtgagcaggcggaaaataataaacggatCAAATAAGAGTCTCTCCTCCAactttaagttggcgcctggcaGATGGTACCGGTGACTCTAGAGCTGGTGCTCGCCTCgctcaacaaataagtatcgtaatacagcgaggaaatgctgccatcgttaaaggtacactgccacagggaacgataataaaattaaatatgttttaattttattatcattattattctgtaggttaagaaaattgtaaatacagtattacaaataattcttTAAGTGTTCTTTTAAACTTAAGTCAATATTActtgtattattattgaacCTATTATTTACGGAATATAATCAAACAGCGAAACGACGTGACAACTGAACTACGGAGGCAATAGACGCTACATATAAGCAAAATTTACGTGTatttaacgaaaataaacTTACAACTTGCTTTGTCTTGatcttttaagtttttcacTTCCCACATGTATTGCAAGCATTCTGAAACGATAATACGATATTTTTTAAGAGATCATAAGAATGGAGACCAGTACCTCCTTCCCGCACCTCCGCGGAGCTTGCCATTGAGTTAATTAAGTCATTAAACATCCAACAACATAGATCCTAAGTAACCCGTTAATACAGATTTATGTttccataataaataaataaaaataaaataaatcagaggcgctacaacctctttcggtctgggcctcagatttctgaatctgtttcatcgtcatttttcaatctaatagccaagtaggtgatcagccttgcctgacacacgtcgtcgactttttgggtctaagacatgtcggtgtccttacgatgttttccttcaccgttcgagcgaatgttaaatgcgcacatagaaaggaagtccattggtgcaccgccggggatcgaacctacgacctcagggatgagagtcccacgctgaagccactaggccaacaatgcTCAGCAATAAATATGCTTAGTATTTAGTCTCCACTAGCCTTATATGCTTTTCCTCGGTTTAGGCGTCATGGATCGTGCGTTCAAATGACTTTCTTGGTTAGTTAAGGTATTTCAAAAAACCTATGTATACTCTTGAAAATTTACGAAATTTGACGGAACGATACATAAGaagttttaatgcatatttaattaaagaggTAATGTAAACAAATACATACTTGTTTCACTTATGCTTTGCCCTGGCCTATTGAAATCTGGCTTGACGGATACTAAAGGCTTGCATACTTCATCTGTTGCATTTGAAAAGTCCGATGATAGAGTTTCATTGTtctgattataaaataataattattaaacaaattacaaattGAGGTtctcataattaaaaagtgtGTTACCTTTAATGCCTCCAAAATGATACTCTCTAAATCACTATTTGAAAAATCAAGGGTATCAACTtctgaaaaagaaatatgtagATAGTATTAAAGTGACATGTAGTATTATATAGTGACTAGATATTATATACGACTTAACGATTTTTCTAAATGATTGTTTACCAGATATGAGTTACAGCGATACAgttaaagatatataattttaaaaacacgaAGTGTTGCGGCGAATTCCGGCCATACACcgtattttacaaatatacaattaaatggagaaaaagtaaaaatttcgCGTTGATTATTTAGAACGGAGCCTTTTTTGAGTTCCTGTATCACGCAATCCCAAGCAACTGAATcgaaatacacaaaaaatttcggGACCTGTATCGCTATTGCTATCGGAAGTTACTGGGGgcatgtatatataaaaaaaggacaCCCACTGGGAAGATGGAATAAAAGCGATAGCAGGGAAGGATTGGAAAATAGTGGCGAGGATAAGAGACAAAAATTTGGAGAGACTCCGTCGGAGGTCAAGTActtatgttaaacataatgTCATGGACTggaatgtaatttaatttgaacgtACTTACGTACGTAGGATACATTCTCGGATAAaggcaattttttatttttgagaaTAATGGAATTGGAACTGTAATTTTTGGTGACAACCTACCTCCATTACACACactaattaaacatactaaaGTTAGTAGAAACAGTTTATAGAGcatgattaaataattattatttaattaaccacAAGCGAGCATTGTCGGTGACCGCACATTTGTTATAAGGAAAATCTGTAGTTTACTTAGATACTTAAGTAAAGTtagctaataaataaagtgttattatttAGAGATCCATGTAAGCTGTgttaattcaataattatatttttataaacaatttttttttaaagcaatcGAGTGTTAACCCAAATACAGATCAGCCTTCTTTAATTATCAATAGACTTATTGTTTCGCTGGGAATCGAATGAGTTAAATGTTACAAGCATTAAactatattatgtacataaggATTATTTAGTCCAATGACAAAATTGCGACACCATCTATTATCGTTTTACCAATCACAACCTAACGAAACGTGTGATCCGTATTACTCTTCACTTCCTCAGCCCTAAACTGACGAACAACGCCGGTCATTGTTTATGCAAATATGACATCTAAGTGCACATATTTACATTGAATAACACATTTTTTCCGTTGCATACGATTATATGCTATTATTAGCTCATAAAATGCATTCTTCCTTATATGGATGACGTTATAATACAACTGTTGTCCTAattgataaaacaattttccTGCCTGTGTATATTATgagtattgtaaatatgtatttaaaataacataactcTCAAAAGTAGGTTCATAAACAGTTTTAGATACGTTGGTGATTTCGATGACGTAGTTTCAGCCTGTTGACGTCCACTGCTGGATATAGCCCACTCCCCTAACTTTACAACCGGTTCTCCGTGCATTCAACGCCTTCCAGCCTCACCAGGTCTGTCCTAGCTGCGCTGACCTATCCTCGGACTCCATTTTTTTGGTTGATTGGACATCCATTCTTGAATGGACTActagaataattatttatgagcGCTTTCTGGCATCCTACTTGCTTGAATATTATGACATCTTCTGTTAGAATcgtaatgtttataaaaaaagggtgcgtgtacttatgtacgcgcgtaagaagttatactactttggcattattaaaaatagtttttgattgcatgcaaaaattaattacaattaaataatcaaagactggaaaaggagtcattatacgTAGTCAAtgaagttcagtttacatttgaaaaattaaataaatttattattattctcttacattaagtgttacattaattaaaattttattattattcgaatgtttttaaattatgtccaatgccgtagcatcttccgtgggcaacttcattctgttaattttgtgtcacgttgcgcgcgcatcgttaaatttcactctcatcaatttttaagcctaaagaagtataacttcaaaaagggCAGTTAGAGTATTCCTTAGTGGTTCGGAGCTTAGGCGTTAGAACGCCAATTATAAAGTGACATAAGACTATTAAaccatacaattaaaataatttatatagtgGGATAGAGATCGCattttatatagtaaaaaataattgtattcataccgtaaaattttaattactgaCACTTTACAAtgtaaacttataattaaaacaaatatatatttaaatacaattttattggcATTAAGTTGTTTATCTTTGAGCAGTTAAAATCGTCTTGACGTTTTACGATGACCTTGTAAACAGGTTACAATTTACGTATTATGCATTAGATTTGCTCTAGCAAGGTCATCCTcagatatattttgtatgaaattggTAAAGTTGTGATATCACTATCTAACTAAACTAACGGAGAGCCATAGGCTCATCTgttattaagtgataccgccgccggACATTGCCAGGAGGCTAGCGAACTGTGTTGCtggacttttaagaattgaatgattaataataataataaacttcataataaaatatggttGTGACTATAAGTTatgtttgaaattattttttcaataaaaagtaCTCTTAATGCTAAATATAATGCAACAATAAACCGTGTATGAAATTAAGTATGAGTAAGTGTATGAGTATGTAGTTGAATGTATGTATAGCTGACAGTTGTTATAAGCTGGGTTAGATTTTGCAACCTCTGAGTAATGACAACACATGTAGTAAAGCTTCTGTAGAATCGTAATCCAAATCTGGATAGTTAGAGTATCGAAAAATCCATAATCCAATCgggagattttattttaatccaaAAATGTGTTGTCCAAACACAGTCAGATGATTTCGTAATCTTAGAATCTTAGCTGTATCTGAACTGAAAAGTCCATGGAGTTTGTCATAAACAGGTGGCCAagataaatagattttttaatgaaaaggTTTTTGTTTCTCGGTGGAGTTTGACTGTAGGATATACGATTTGCGATGGGCTACTGTAGGAATTGTTCTTTTTGCATGTTCCAACTTAATAAGTGTAGATTCAGCCATTCCTCCCCATGCAGGAAGACAGTAGACTGACAAACTGCCGAGTACATTATTCTAATAACATCGTCCTCtgtgaattaaaataagtttatcaTATTAGCTTTCTGATCCTAGAAGACAGCATCGATGTGCTTTTCTTAAGTTATATGGTGTACATATTTAGTACTTTCCATATGAGTAAAGTATTCCATTGTCTAGTGGCAGATTGCACTGTTCATATATacctaatatttaaacaattgcaAAGCTACCCCTCTTACTTAATTCCATTCTACAAATTAAGATACAATTAGAGACCGTGTCAAAAGCTTTTGCAAGGTCTAAAAAGACACCGATTTCTTATATCCAATTTCTCACTCATAAACTCAGTGAGAATAGTGACAGTGTCTTTAGTTAATCTTTGTTTCCTCAACCCGAATTAGTTGTCAAAAAAGAGTAATTGTATTTCCAGAAATGAGAGTCGCCACATGGTCGCTATTCGTTTTAGGATCTTGGCTATAACTGGAAATAGGGATGTTGGTCTGTAATTTGAAACTTACATCCTGTTTCCAGACTGAGAGATTGGAGTTACATTAGGTAGCTTCATAGCTGCTACTTAAGATTATAAGGATGCATAGATAGGCTAAAAGAGCCGCTAGATTGGCTTTTTGAGTTGGCCTTAAGTTTAACAGTAAGTCTAACAGTAGCACGTATTTCTTCAACGTCTGAATGATGTATCAAATTGGATCACTTGGATGGAttggattttatatattttttgctaaTTGTTCCTTAGATGTGTGTATGTGATAGTCTTTTCAGCTGAGCTattgaatatatttgtaaaaaagttGTTAGCTTTATTCACTAATACCACGGAATCGGAGATTACTTGACATTGTTGGAACACCCCTTTGGGCCGATGTGACAGATACTCTTTACTCCCATAGGGTTTCTGCGTAATCGTGCCTTTTTCGTGAATCTTTTAGGTTCCATAGAATATAGTTGCAGaagtttcaatattttatatactttccAGTAGTTCAAAATATTTGGGATCTTTTCTAGTGGAATATCTTATCTATCTTTGTGTAGAATATCTTAAGGTCTCACACATTTCAGAGAATAGGTTATCCATGGTTTCCTGATGGTTTTGGATTTTCTTGATGAttgcgatattttattaaaataaaacacaatataatttccaataaaatatattctgaaGTTTactacattaatatttacagtTACAGCTACCTAAGTCATTATAGTTTAAACATGGTATCATGTTcacttaattattactaaagtagttagttttagtttagtttttacttCTATTTGTacttctatatttatttatcgaaTAGTACTAGTCTTATAACAGTGACGTTCCTCATTTATTACTACGTACATCGGAGAAATAATGAATCTATCGTCAAACATTTCACTTAAACTATTAGGGCCACACGTTTTGCTCAATCCAATTTAGATATGgctttatttcaatatatacCACCTCATTAGATTTACATGTATCTgctgaatttttattattttgcggAGGTATAATCGCCAATAGTTTATATAAAGCACCTTCATTTTTACTaacattcaaattaatttgtaaagtACTGCCGCATTTGCTCTGAAAAAAAGTAAGTTAAAAATAGAGAAATCACTTTTAGATCTTTTGTAGTGAGGGATGAACAATATGCAAAACCCATAAAGTTTGAGTAGCGAAgcttttaatgaaaaactaCTACGTGTAGACCctttttcaaaaaatacaGCAGTAGCACAGTCAGAAGGATGGCTACATTATGCAAAAATCTAATGTCACAGAATATTTCTGACAAAAACCGACTTCAAGGATAAAggtctaaaaaattaaattactattgGTTTCACGCAAAACtaatatctactatataaaaataagttgggtttccttcctgacgctataactccagaacgcataaaccgatttccacggttttgcattagTTGGAatggtctcgggctccgtgaggtttatagcaaagaaaattcaggaaaaatttcaacagaaaagcgggatcgcCAAACGAAATgctacataaaacgaagccatctggtggcgaaacggagttcgccgagtttgctagtttcTCATACAAATAATTGACTCGGATGTAATTGTACAACCAATGGAATTCTGAATTTGACCTCAACGTCAGATGACAAATTTTACCTCCAGGTGTTAGCTACTAATGATAATCAAAATAGTCTTTGGTATTGTTAAATGCATGACTTACCGGACAAGATGCGATCCcatctatatttatattatcagaGCAAAACATTTTCTGGTTAAAGTTTGTTTTAGTTTCCTttgcaaaacaatttttatcaaatttactTATGCTGGCCGACTGCAATGTAGAGTTAAAtggtttgtatatatttttacctgaaaatgtaaaaaaatttatctttcTTAATGTATTCTTGCCTAGTCTATTTAATATcttgaatttaattaagataatgctctttaaaactttaatgttTGTTCTCTAATTTCCTGGTACAGATCCTTCAAATGAAGGCTTGGTAAATATCTCGGcttgaatataattttaacagatttagAATGGTCTTTAAACGAAGGCAAACTTataatagttaaatttaaacttcGTGTCATGAAAGTCCTCACAGATAAAAATTACGACACGAGTCGTCTATCAGACCAGCTATTCCTATAGCTGGCCTGATAGACAACTGATAGATGACACATACATTGACATGTTTactatgtatttgttgtaGATTATACACATTGATAATGGCCTGATTATTGTTGTAAGGAATCATACTCAGTTAAGAACTTATTAAGACAAATGAGCACACACGTTTCGTTTGATTGTATTGGTCCAGTTGTCCAATCCACACAAGACACACAATTCACGATcggttttttgttttacattctcaTCTAAACAGATATACAGTggagctacaacctttttaggtctgggtacatttttgtatctgtttcatgatcatttgtcaatctagaAGCAAGCAGTTTGGGTCTAacacaagccggtttcctcacgttgtTTCCCTTCACGTTAAATTCGCAAATAGAAAAAAGGccattgttgcacagccggggcatgaacctacgaccttagaaATGCGAGTGTAAGCCACTTCAAACCAACACTGCTAGTctacctacataataataatgatactaaataatattgagaCTGCCGATGTAAAGTTGACTGAAGTGtgctttttataatattatattccgCCAACAACAACAAAACGATGGCGTTGAAGCTGAAAATTATGGTTTTTGATAATCAGATATTTTAGTGGATTCTACGTGTTGTCTATGGATTTTCATTAACTGGCGCAGGCCATAGtgagttataattattaaataacttactaCTCCTAAAGTTCCATCCAGTTACAGATATAGGCCGATGGGAAATCTCCGCAACAGTTGATAAGCATACCGGCTGGATGTACTTTGAGAATTTTACAGCATTGCTAAGTTCAACGAGGGCCAGATCATTATAAATGTCTTTCTGCATTGGATGTTTTATGATGTGTTTAATTCCTATATTTACAGCCGTTTGGTGTTGTTTCTGAAATGTTTACATATACATGACACagctattatatatactattattctaaattattttataatcccATTTATGCATTTAATATGGGGAAATGACCTTGCATTTACCCAGTAGACAAAAATTATCATCACATTTCGATTGTTTAATCGATGATTTATCTTCATACATCAGGTAATCAGCATTCATGCCATTCCATTGCCATTAAAACgttggcaacgcactcgcgagccttcttaCTTTAAGAGTGTCAAAAACGTGAACAGATGACGCAAAAAATCTGTGCCTACCGTACAAATATCgtcttatttgttttatttttatttttatggaacTGAAAAAGCAAGGAATCCAAAATcaacataatacaataaataattaaatcgatGTTTAATCCCGATGAAGGTCCTCGAATTTTATTAAGAGCATAACAGTTgtcattaaattaagtttatataatatttataaatattaccttTATATTTGGAGTGCCAAGTCTGACAATATTTGGTGAGACTTTTAGGTTTTTGTTTGGATGCATGTAGCAGGTGAAAGCTGTCAATACAAAGTTGGGGCTGATGAGGGCCCCGGCACATTGCAATTTGAAACTGCCCCTCCCAGTTTTTAAACCAACTGCTGCctgtaatcatttttatataataaagtaaagaaaaagtgTTTGTTTAGTAGAATTCATAATCACGCATGTACGCAAATAGATGCTATGTTTGTAACGTGATATGAATGTATCAGATCCAAAAATTGGTGCCAACATAGTAGTTTGACCTCACTGCCATATAAAAACATCATTAGAAGAGTTTGAGATTGTGAGGACCTACAAATCATATTACGCTTGATGTTGTTACACATTACATTCACTAATTCAGTCACTtgcacccacacactcactTATGCACTCACGCCTATtataaacagtaaaaaaattgtaattgaaaataaaaaaaattgttatggaAATTGCTATTAAGTTTTAAGTATTTGTTATGGATGATCTGTATCAGGCCACAGGGTTGAGCCATGAGGGTTCCCAATTCTTACACattataacgaattttttatagtaaaatttaattttaattttataggaGATACAAAGCTCTATTTTAGGGactttatcataaaattgatcatattagtatttacttattttgtgCTGATTCTTGTATGAAAATCTGAAGTAGCTTACGATTTTCTATAGTATTTTATCTTTTCTTgtgtaagttatttttttcgtaatcaggaataaatatcttttacCGTTAATTACAATCAAAAACAGATTGCATAATGTGTTGAGTGTAACATGCCTTTTTCCTTGATCATCTGCGCAGAGGCGATAATTCCGAAGGGATTTTTATACATAGTGCATTCACATACggaaatataatagaaaatcaTTGACACGACCAACTGAAATTTTCACTGACTCAAATTGGcctaagatttttatatatgtttcatTGGTGATTTTTATTTGGATAAGTCTCTACTTCTGGGCATAGCACTGGTTTGAGTCTTGGATAAGCTGAATTCTCACATGCCTTCACTTCATTGCGCTATAGAACTACACAGTGTGCTGATTTTCGAGCTTGCGATCCCAAACTTTAGACTCGAGCGCCTATCCACTAGGCTTAaaggaattaaaattattctggttttttaatgtattaagcTTAATTTGGCTAAGAATAAGAGTGTTAGTCGCACTAAGTACCtacataattttgaaaattggtAACTAACATCTTCTGTGATTCgcccaataaaaatatataaaaacggaTAAATATGTAGTAATTTGGATGTGTATGTGAGTTTTTTCAGGTTATTATCGATAgtgacattttaataattttcttaataaataaatgagacTTACCATATGAGAATATTCCGGCGTAGATTCAACTGTCCACTGATTCTtaccttaaaattaataatgggACATTTAGatctattaaaaatttgccAGGGAATGCTTGGATTATCAGGAAATGTTCTGATCGAGACAATTGAccgtaaatttttattgttactttGGTTaatccagttcaaacaatttgtatgactcaatacttggcgattaaaaagagtggcggaaagtttcttgccagttcttcatgcccgctctacgcccttgacttgcgaactggtagtaaatgtaaatttacaattaatttaacttctttttgacgttcataagtgcaCTTAGTTTACCTACATGGTATATAAACAGTAATTTTGAAACAgttagcagtgttggccttgaggcttcagcgtgcgactctcatacctgaggtcgtaggt contains:
- the LOC125050407 gene encoding kallikrein-11-like, which encodes METLLQLSLVILILCHSVLTETKIKRFPRNVPSRFESLDICNYEIPSKINFHSNHHSISIRKCGEYVAEVDLRERQREFNKKCKNQWTVESTPEYSHMAAVGLKTGRGSFKLQCAGALISPNFVLTAFTCYMHPNKNLKVSPNIVRLGTPNIKKQHQTAVNIGIKHIIKHPMQKDIYNDLALVELSNAVKFSKYIQPVCLSTVAEISHRPISVTGWNFRSSKNIYKPFNSTLQSASISKFDKNCFAKETKTNFNQKMFCSDNINIDGIASCPSKCGSTLQINLNVSKNEGALYKLLAIIPPQNNKNSADTCKSNEVVYIEIKPYLNWIEQNVWP
- the LOC125050360 gene encoding uncharacterized protein LOC125050360, translating into MLYKLFLLTLVCLISVCNGEVDTLDFSNSDLESIILEALKNNETLSSDFSNATDEVCKPLVSVKPDFNRPGQSISETKCLQYMWEVKNLKDQDKASCKFIFVKYT